A genomic window from Silene latifolia isolate original U9 population chromosome 11, ASM4854445v1, whole genome shotgun sequence includes:
- the LOC141612192 gene encoding rhomboid-like protein 11, chloroplastic isoform X1 — translation MGQINQLLIPTTLNPSSLPRFTPFSTLKPHFLPSISLPCNLHKLALSKPTSNSVFLHHPLKFSNQFNHGTHLRCKFSRDYDSMSQLELGKEDERRKPEKRVNGVFWIILLNLGVYVADHILQMRGIRMLYLYHNRPAWYQFVTAAFCHGSWNHLSSNLFFLYIFGKLVEEEEGNFGLWLSYIITGAGANLVSWLVLPRNSVSVGASGAVFGLFAISVLVKMSWDWRKILEVLILGQFVIERVMEAAQASTGLINGGSYAVQTINHVAHLSGALFGVLLVWMLSRVPSSEKEVAPEKSDKTR, via the exons ATGGGACAAATTAATCAACTCCTCATACCAACTACACTAAACCCATCTTCACTTCCTCGATTTACCCCTTTTTCTACTCTTAAACCCCATTTCTTACCTTCAATTTCTCTGCCCTGCAACCTTCACAAACTTGCTCTTTCCAAACCCACTTCTAATTCTGTGTTTTTGCACCACCCTTTAAAATTTTCTAATCAATTCAATCATGGAACTCATCTTCGCTGCAAATTTAGCAGAGATTATG ACTCAATGTCACAGCTGGAACTTGGGAAAGAAGATGAAAGGCGCAAACCTGAGAAAAGGGTGAATGGAGTGTTCTGGATTATTCTTCTGAATCTTGGTGTATATGTGGCAGATCACATATTACAG ATGCGAGGGATTAGGATGCTATACTTGTACCATAACCGGCCTGCTTGGTATCAGTTTGTGACAGCTGCATTTTGTCATGGAAGTTG GAACCATCTTTCCAGCAATCTTTTCTTCCTTTATATTTTCG GGAAACTcgttgaagaagaagaagggaactTCGGGTTGTGGCTTTCTTATATTATAACTGGTGCGGGTGCAAACCTTGTTTCTTGGCTAGTTCTACCAAGAAATTCGGTTTCTGTTGGAGCATCTGGTGCTGTTTTTGGCTTGTTTGCTATCAGTGTCCTTGTGAAG ATGTCCTGGGATTGGAGGAAGATTCTCGAAGTTCTTATTCTAGGCCAATTTGTGATCGAGAGG GTGATGGAAGCTGCCCAAGCGTCGACTGGTTTGATAAATGGTGGCTCTTACGCTGTACAAACTATTAATCACGTTGCACATCTCTCCGGTGCTCTTTTTGGGGTGCTTTTGGTGTGGATGCTCAGCAGGGTCCCATCATCGGAAAAAGAAGTCGCACCTGAGAAGTCTGACAAGACAAGATGA
- the LOC141612192 gene encoding rhomboid-like protein 11, chloroplastic isoform X2, with protein sequence MELIFAANLAEIMLELGKEDERRKPEKRVNGVFWIILLNLGVYVADHILQMRGIRMLYLYHNRPAWYQFVTAAFCHGSWNHLSSNLFFLYIFGKLVEEEEGNFGLWLSYIITGAGANLVSWLVLPRNSVSVGASGAVFGLFAISVLVKMSWDWRKILEVLILGQFVIERVMEAAQASTGLINGGSYAVQTINHVAHLSGALFGVLLVWMLSRVPSSEKEVAPEKSDKTR encoded by the exons ATGGAACTCATCTTCGCTGCAAATTTAGCAGAGATTATG CTGGAACTTGGGAAAGAAGATGAAAGGCGCAAACCTGAGAAAAGGGTGAATGGAGTGTTCTGGATTATTCTTCTGAATCTTGGTGTATATGTGGCAGATCACATATTACAG ATGCGAGGGATTAGGATGCTATACTTGTACCATAACCGGCCTGCTTGGTATCAGTTTGTGACAGCTGCATTTTGTCATGGAAGTTG GAACCATCTTTCCAGCAATCTTTTCTTCCTTTATATTTTCG GGAAACTcgttgaagaagaagaagggaactTCGGGTTGTGGCTTTCTTATATTATAACTGGTGCGGGTGCAAACCTTGTTTCTTGGCTAGTTCTACCAAGAAATTCGGTTTCTGTTGGAGCATCTGGTGCTGTTTTTGGCTTGTTTGCTATCAGTGTCCTTGTGAAG ATGTCCTGGGATTGGAGGAAGATTCTCGAAGTTCTTATTCTAGGCCAATTTGTGATCGAGAGG GTGATGGAAGCTGCCCAAGCGTCGACTGGTTTGATAAATGGTGGCTCTTACGCTGTACAAACTATTAATCACGTTGCACATCTCTCCGGTGCTCTTTTTGGGGTGCTTTTGGTGTGGATGCTCAGCAGGGTCCCATCATCGGAAAAAGAAGTCGCACCTGAGAAGTCTGACAAGACAAGATGA
- the LOC141612191 gene encoding uncharacterized protein LOC141612191, with the protein MTLCNPMLSHLRGTSATKRMVHGKSAKGESLDHIKLHPEPGTVCCSLCLKKTSCKIVRAQTKLMNILVDKGKAEDALSTFEKLVEDGHNPSLITYTTLLAALTILKRFDYIHPIVSQVEENGMKPDSVFYNAVINAFAESGNVEKAMNAFVKMGESGYRPTTSTYNTLMKAFGIAGKPEESMKLLEHMSQNGSVKPNLRSYNVLVRAWCSKGNIAQAWDVVFKMLASGLKPDTVTYNTIATAYVRNGKTKLAEEMILEMQSNNVQPNERTTCIIISGYCKEGKMKDALRFVYRMRDLGLRPNLVVFNSLVKGFLDITEMDGVDKVLELMEDFGVKPDVITCSTIMNAWSAAGYMDKCQEIFDKMVKEGIQPDAHAYSILAKGYTRAGQPEKAEELLNQMIKMGLHPNVVMFTTVINGWCSTGRMECANRVFNAMCEHGISPNLKTFETLIWGHGEAKQPWKAQEILSIMVEYGVQPQDTTFVLVAEAWQASGITKEISRAMVSASNENEEFTVAHLENVFKNGSPHLYDSSYSTPGIAKNRFVVKDALEPGSNMCPKASYTGQVNRFGRRPQVVCRKQSHGHGQLGMYSHLALPCTLVFLN; encoded by the exons ATGACTCTATGTAATCCCATGCTCAGCCATCTGAGAGGAACTTCTGCCACCAAGAGAATGGTTCATGGAAAATCAGCTAAG GGAGAAAGTTTAGATCACATCAAACTGCATCCAGAGCCTGGCACCGTTTGTTGTTCATTATGTTTGAAGAAAACAAGTTGCAAGATTGTGCGCGCTCAAACAAAGTTGATGAACATTTTGGTCGATAAAGGGAAGGCAGAAGATGCGCTGTCAACGTTTGAGAAATTAGTTGAGGATGGACACAATCCATCACTGATAACATACACTACTCTCTTAGCCGCATTGACCATCCTCAAGCGTTTTGACTACATACATCCCATTGTCTCCCAAGTTGAAGAAAATGGAATGAAACCCGATTCAGTGTTCTATAATGCCGTTATCAATGCTTTTGCAGAATCAGGAAATGTGGAAAAGGCTATGAATGCATTTGTAAAAATGGGAGAGAGTGGATATAGACCTACTACCAGCACTTACAATACATTGATGAAAGCTTTTGGTATAGCCGGTAAACCCGAAGAATCAATGAAGCTTCTTGAGCACATGTCCCAAAATGGGTCTGTAAAACCCAATCTTAGGTCATATAATGTGTTGGTGAGGGCTTGGTGTAGCAAGGGGAACATCGCACAGGCTTGGGACGTGGTCTTCAAAATGTTGGCTTCTGGTCTAAAACCTGATACTGTGACGTACAACACTATAGCAACGGCTTATGTCAGAAACGGAAAGACTAAGCTTGCTGAGGAAATGATATTAGAGATGCAAAGCAATAATGTACAGCCCAACGAAAGGACTACCTGTATTATAATTAGTGGGTATTGTAAAGAAGGTAAGATGAAGGATGCCTTAAGATTTGTTTATAGGATGAGGGATCTTGGATTGCGCCCCAATCTTGTTGTCTTCAACTCACTGGTTAAAGGATTTCTGGATATCACAGAGATGGACGGTGTTGATAAG GTTTTGGAGTTGATGGAAGATTTCGGAGTGAAACCAGATGTGATAACATGTAGCACAATCATGAATGCCTGGAGTGCTGCAGGTTATATGGATAAGTGTCAGGAAATATTTGACAAGATGGTTAAAGAAGGTATTCAACCTGATGCACATGCATATAGCATTCTTGCCAAAGGTTATACGCGTGCAGGGCAACCCGAGAAGGCCGAGGAACTCCTTAATCAAATGATAAAAATGGGTCTCCATCCTAACGTAGTAATGTTCACGACTGTAATCAATGGATGGTGTAGTACAGGGAGAATGGAATGTGCTAACCGGGTTTTCAATGCCATGTGTGAACATGGTATATCTCCAAATTTGAAAACCTTTGAAACCTTAATCTGGGGTCACGGAGAAGCAAAGCAGCCTTGGAAAGCACAAGAAATCCTTAGTATAATGGTCGAGTATGGGGTCCAGCCTCAAGACACCACCTTTGTGCTCGTTGCCGAAGCCTGGCAAGCTTCTGGAATAACCAAGGAGATTAGTAGAGCTATGGTTTCTGCAAGCAATGAGAACGAAGAGTTTACCGTGGCTCATCTGGAGAATGTATTTAAAAATGGGTCTCCACATCTATATGATTCTTCTTATTCTACCCCAGGAATCGCAAAAAACCGATTTGTGGTGAAAGACGCATTGGAGCCGGGCAGTAACATGTGTCCTAAGGCAAGTTACACGGGCCAAGTGAATCGGTTTGGGAGGAGACCACAGGTTGTTTGTCGGAAGCAATCTCATGGTCATGGGCAGCTAGGTATGTACAGTCACCTTGCTCTTCCTTGTACATTGGTGTTCTTGAACTAA
- the LOC141614526 gene encoding F-box protein At2g17036-like, which yields MAVDWSTLPDDLVGEIAIKLESCDDFIYFSTVCRSWNRASSLIKNLWTATPVPWLLLAQNTEINHKCPRNIFKLNNNKRYSLNLPEMYGARCWGSPYGWVAMVKHDLSVQLFNPITKANISFPSLQTIPSLPIYEPPDNEVPWFDYNEWLLAAFLQKVIVLKVSQAGGHHEFVIMLLSVFMKGPIFAKHGDQSWTTILIKEPKVSVFDVVVMDDLVFALYGYEGAIAYWSVTEFYGLGVVKPMVYLTGKYRIFASANSAYLVQSGSDLLLVIRFKLGQMDLDDIYYDDYEIAHRTIDFKIYKLNPNDKNWESVEDLGDVALFVGENSSMAVSSAHAKGLQRSCIYFTDDESEVWLYPSERTLLAGHDMSVFDIKTNMTELFYEDNDTRSSVCSPTWFVPHF from the coding sequence ATGGCCGTCGATTGGTCTACATTGCCTGACGATCTTGTTGGTGAAATTGCAATCAAGTTGGAATCTTGTGacgattttatttatttttctactGTTTGTCGCTCTTGGAATCGTGCTTCGTCCTTAATAAAGAACCTATGGACGGCTACACCAGTACCATGGCTTTTACTTGCTCAAAACACTGAAATTAATCACAAGTGTCCTCGGAACATCTTCAAGCTTAACAATAATAAGCGTTACAGTTTGAATCTGCCAGAGATGTATGGAGCAAGGTGTTGGGGTTCGCCTTATGGTTGGGTTGCAATGGTTAAACATGACCTCTCCGTTCAATTATTTAATCCAATCACCAAGGCGAATATTAGTTTCCCATCTTTGCAAACCATCCCATCCCTACCTATATATGAACCCCCAGATAATGAAGTTCCATGGTTTGATTATAATGAGTGGCTTTTGGCGGCTTTTTTGCAAAAGGTCATTGTGCTCAAAGTGTCTCAAGCTGGTGGTCATCACGAGTTTGTTATTATGCTACTTTCTGTGTTTATGAAGGGCCCAATTTTTGCTAAGCATGGAGATCAGTCGTGGACGACAATATTGATCAAGGAACCAAAGGTTAGCGTGTTTGATGTTGTGGTCATGGATGATCTTGTATTTGCTTTATATGGTTATGAAGGAGCAATTGCGTATTGGAGTGTTACGGAATTCTATGGTTTAGGGGTTGTTAAACCAATGGTTTATTTGACAGGTAAGTATAGGATTTTCGCAAGCGCAAATAGCGCATATTTGGTACAATCAGGTAGTGATCTCCTCTTGGTGATACGATTCAAGTTAGGGCAGATGGATTTAGATGATATTTATTATGATGATTATGAGATTGCTCACCGAACAATAGATTTCAAAATCTACAAACTTAATCCCAACGACAAAAATTGGGAGAGCGTTGAAGATTTAGGTGATGTGGCGTTGTTTGTCGGTGAGAACTCTTCTATGGCAGTTTCTTCAGCACACGCCAAAGGTTTGCAACGTAGTTGTATATATTTCACGGATGATGAAAGTGAGGTGTGGCTGTATCCAAGTGAGCGTACACTGCTTGCTGGACATGATATGAGTGTATTTGACATCAAAACGAATATGACAGAGCTGTTTTATGAAGACAATGATACACGTTCCTCAGTTTGTTCACCAACCTGGTTTGTTCCTCATTTTTAA